The following proteins are co-located in the Pleurocapsa minor HA4230-MV1 genome:
- a CDS encoding Uma2 family endonuclease, with the protein MATTRYKWSIEKWHELVDSGVLEGQQVELLEGELVEMSPEGIPHRNTSHKIVKYLRKLLEDRAEVYEAHPITLDNSEPEPDVSIVRLPESTYDLHHPYAEDIYWLIEIANRTLAKDLSQKTVIYARNGISEYWVIDLVNKKLIVHTQPSQDNYLQVVEYKSETIAPQAFPEITISLDSLLL; encoded by the coding sequence ATGGCTACTACTAGATACAAGTGGTCAATTGAAAAATGGCATGAATTAGTGGACTCTGGGGTACTAGAAGGACAACAAGTTGAATTGCTGGAAGGAGAGCTTGTCGAAATGAGTCCAGAAGGAATTCCTCATCGCAATACTAGCCATAAAATAGTGAAATATTTGCGTAAGTTGCTAGAAGATAGAGCAGAAGTTTATGAAGCTCATCCAATTACTCTAGATAATTCTGAACCTGAACCTGACGTTAGCATCGTTCGATTACCAGAAAGTACTTATGATTTGCATCATCCTTACGCAGAAGATATTTATTGGTTAATTGAGATTGCTAATCGTACTCTAGCTAAAGATTTGTCACAAAAAACAGTTATTTATGCTCGTAATGGAATATCCGAATATTGGGTTATTGACTTAGTAAATAAAAAGCTAATTGTTCACACTCAACCTAGTCAAGACAATTATTTGCAAGTAGTAGAATATAAGTCTGAGACGATCGCGCCACAAGCTTTTCCTGAAATAACAATTAGTCTGGATAGTTTGCTCTTGTAA
- a CDS encoding DUF1822 family protein, whose amino-acid sequence MITANSTIFNSTDLVLALDQATIDRAWLQSQAAGSASSRWQNYLNQVTLAVFLPWLQEEVDATAKTQWQQGQVDVWEVVNGTAIAIEDAKLVLIPSEAEDLEELRVPQEWIDLPNWTADYYLAVQVNVDAGYVRVWGYTTHQQLKQGSFNPSDRTYSLSDRQLIADLNVLWVARELCLNEVTQAAIEPLAELTPPQADNLIERLGNPAQLLPRLAVPFTTWGALLQNPQWCRRLSATRRGVPSKTPVLQWLKQGLSDLSTEFGWRQIELSLSADGARGAATVDGVVPAFGLAKKLAIANQPYELKILPLEEPGSWRFEMSCLTPGCLIPAGFKLKLLTSELQDFEGNEDLATEAVPQLSLEVDLDPGELLVWQVEPTPDNYQQETLQF is encoded by the coding sequence ATGATTACCGCAAACTCAACTATATTCAACTCTACAGATTTAGTTCTTGCATTAGACCAAGCTACTATCGATCGCGCTTGGTTACAAAGTCAAGCGGCTGGTAGCGCTTCTAGCCGTTGGCAGAACTATCTCAATCAAGTTACCTTAGCGGTTTTCCTACCCTGGTTACAAGAGGAAGTAGATGCTACGGCTAAGACACAGTGGCAACAAGGGCAAGTTGATGTTTGGGAAGTAGTTAACGGTACAGCGATCGCCATTGAAGATGCTAAATTGGTTTTGATTCCCAGCGAAGCCGAAGACCTAGAAGAACTAAGAGTACCTCAAGAATGGATCGATCTGCCTAACTGGACAGCGGACTATTATTTGGCAGTACAGGTCAATGTTGATGCTGGTTATGTCCGAGTTTGGGGTTATACTACTCATCAACAGTTAAAGCAGGGTAGTTTTAATCCTAGCGATCGCACCTATAGCCTCAGCGATCGGCAGTTGATCGCCGATCTTAATGTCTTATGGGTTGCTAGAGAATTATGTCTTAATGAAGTTACCCAAGCTGCAATTGAACCTCTTGCCGAACTTACTCCCCCACAGGCAGATAATTTAATTGAGCGTTTAGGTAATCCCGCTCAGCTTTTACCTCGACTAGCCGTTCCTTTCACTACCTGGGGTGCCTTGCTGCAAAATCCTCAATGGTGTCGTCGGCTGTCTGCAACTCGTCGTGGTGTACCAAGCAAAACTCCTGTTTTACAGTGGCTCAAGCAGGGATTGAGTGACCTTTCGACAGAATTTGGCTGGAGACAGATTGAATTAAGTTTAAGCGCCGATGGAGCTAGAGGTGCTGCTACTGTTGATGGTGTTGTTCCCGCTTTTGGTTTAGCCAAAAAACTGGCGATCGCTAATCAACCTTACGAGTTAAAAATCCTCCCCTTAGAAGAACCAGGATCTTGGCGCTTTGAAATGTCCTGCCTCACCCCTGGCTGTTTGATCCCCGCTGGCTTTAAGTTGAAATTACTCACCTCAGAACTACAAGATTTTGAGGGTAACGAAGATTTGGCAACGGAAGCAGTTCCCCAACTTTCCTTAGAAGTTGACCTCGATCCAGGAGAATTATTAGTCTGGCAAGTCGAACCGACTCCAGATAACTATCAACAGGAAACTTTGCAGTTCTAA
- a CDS encoding aquaporin gives MSKLPKPKKTGMNHIFYYWQEAITEFIGTFILVFTGCGAVMVDTISNGSLSHLGVSFVFGAVVAAVIYSTQHISEAHINPAVTLAFWTSGFFARQKVIPYVVAQCLGAIAASGLLLLTLGKVANLGATLPLEDNWLQSLILETILTFILMFVILGSGLDRRAAGDFAGLAIGLTVALEAAFMGPITGASMNPARSLGPAFVSGLWQHHWLYWVAPIMGAQLAVFVYGFLSNGFHDIQ, from the coding sequence ATGAGCAAATTACCGAAGCCTAAAAAAACTGGGATGAATCATATTTTCTATTACTGGCAAGAAGCTATTACAGAATTTATCGGTACTTTTATCCTAGTTTTTACTGGTTGTGGAGCAGTTATGGTGGATACCATTAGCAATGGTAGTTTATCTCACCTGGGAGTTAGTTTTGTGTTTGGGGCAGTAGTAGCTGCTGTGATATATAGCACGCAACATATTAGCGAGGCTCATATCAACCCTGCCGTAACTCTCGCTTTTTGGACGAGCGGTTTTTTTGCTCGGCAAAAAGTAATACCTTACGTTGTAGCACAATGTCTGGGTGCGATCGCAGCTTCAGGGCTACTTTTGCTCACACTGGGTAAAGTTGCCAACCTGGGGGCTACTTTACCACTAGAAGATAATTGGCTTCAATCCCTAATCCTCGAAACTATTCTGACTTTTATCTTGATGTTTGTCATTTTAGGTTCTGGCTTAGACCGACGTGCAGCAGGGGATTTTGCAGGGTTAGCAATTGGCTTGACAGTAGCATTGGAAGCAGCTTTTATGGGCCCGATTACTGGGGCGAGTATGAATCCAGCAAGATCGCTGGGGCCTGCTTTTGTCAGTGGTCTTTGGCAACATCATTGGCTGTATTGGGTTGCACCAATTATGGGAGCGCAATTAGCCGTATTTGTTTACGGTTTTCTATCAAATGGTTTTCACGATATCCAATAA
- a CDS encoding pyridoxamine 5'-phosphate oxidase family protein, with amino-acid sequence MGKILPEIDNNLQSWINKQQMFFVATAPLSANGHINCSPKGADSFRVIDPKTVAYQDLTGSGIETIAHLQENGRIVIMFCAFAGAPQIVRLHGTGTPLFQDSADYQHIAKLFQPHPGERSIIKIDVQRIATSCGYSVPLYDYVDGRDVLNKWTEQKSPEELAAYRQKKNQLSIDGLPGLLF; translated from the coding sequence ATGGGTAAGATATTACCTGAAATTGACAATAACTTACAATCTTGGATTAATAAACAACAAATGTTTTTTGTGGCTACTGCTCCTTTATCTGCTAATGGTCATATCAATTGTTCTCCTAAAGGGGCTGATTCTTTTCGCGTAATTGATCCAAAAACAGTAGCTTATCAAGACTTAACAGGAAGTGGCATCGAAACTATTGCCCATCTTCAAGAAAATGGCAGAATTGTGATCATGTTTTGCGCTTTTGCAGGCGCACCTCAAATTGTTCGGTTACATGGTACAGGTACTCCGCTCTTTCAAGATAGTGCCGATTACCAACACATAGCAAAATTATTTCAGCCTCATCCAGGGGAAAGATCGATTATTAAAATAGATGTCCAAAGAATTGCTACTTCTTGTGGCTATTCCGTACCCCTATATGATTATGTAGATGGACGTGATGTTTTAAATAAATGGACAGAGCAGAAAAGTCCAGAAGAATTAGCTGCTTATAGACAGAAGAAGAATCAATTAAGTATTGATGGTTTACCTGGATTGTTATTTTGA
- a CDS encoding sigma-70 family RNA polymerase sigma factor: MLPRQDPVEIFSTFIQFDDDRFAGWATDPRLRRSMRQSVDQISTDNSANFWALYWHQIWQQQPTGLAKDHLAAYLQEVCFWSATKTISGFSSSQYTVADCFQVAIARIDKILQGFDRERGFNLTSYASITFANLIRELLRQQKEIDICSDWSLLRKLSQKRMIEALVNAGLDRETTERYILAWTCLKTIYVPERASSTRSLPKPQPETWLAIANLYNQERHTQLKLSTETASCSQLENWLLICVKAARSYLFPNVASLNQPKPGSEQEIGDSLVGEVTQSLLADMIAREEIEQRAQQHTDLNQFLTATINQLKPEEQKLLQLYYALGLKQAEIAQELNTQQYSISRKLSKIRKGLLLALAQWSQATMHISLTSDILDNISSLLEEWLASYYDSN; this comes from the coding sequence ATGCTCCCTCGCCAAGATCCAGTTGAAATTTTTTCTACTTTTATTCAATTTGATGACGATCGCTTTGCAGGTTGGGCAACAGATCCTCGCCTACGTCGTAGCATGAGGCAGTCTGTGGATCAGATCTCAACGGACAACTCAGCTAATTTTTGGGCTTTATACTGGCATCAAATTTGGCAGCAACAGCCGACAGGTTTAGCAAAAGACCATTTAGCCGCTTATTTACAGGAAGTTTGCTTTTGGTCGGCGACCAAAACTATTAGTGGCTTTAGCAGTAGTCAATATACTGTTGCCGATTGCTTTCAAGTAGCGATCGCCCGTATTGATAAAATTCTTCAAGGGTTTGACCGCGAACGAGGATTTAATCTTACAAGCTATGCCAGTATTACTTTTGCCAATTTGATTCGAGAACTATTGCGCCAGCAGAAAGAAATTGATATTTGTTCTGATTGGTCTTTACTGCGCAAGCTGAGTCAGAAAAGAATGATTGAGGCACTAGTTAATGCAGGACTAGATCGAGAAACAACTGAACGCTATATTTTAGCTTGGACTTGTCTTAAAACGATCTACGTTCCCGAACGAGCATCTTCGACTCGCAGTCTCCCAAAACCACAACCAGAAACCTGGTTAGCGATCGCTAATCTTTATAATCAAGAACGGCATACTCAGTTAAAGCTGTCTACAGAAACGGCTAGCTGTTCACAGCTAGAAAACTGGCTGCTGATCTGCGTTAAGGCAGCACGTTCCTATTTATTTCCCAACGTAGCTTCACTGAATCAACCTAAGCCTGGTTCTGAACAAGAAATCGGTGATTCCCTAGTGGGAGAGGTAACCCAATCCCTCTTGGCAGATATGATTGCTCGTGAGGAAATCGAGCAGCGCGCTCAGCAACATACCGATCTTAATCAGTTTTTGACCGCTACTATTAACCAATTAAAGCCAGAAGAACAGAAGTTACTGCAACTATATTATGCTTTGGGATTAAAACAGGCAGAAATTGCTCAGGAATTAAACACCCAACAATACAGTATTTCTCGCAAGTTATCTAAGATTAGAAAAGGACTGCTATTAGCTTTAGCACAGTGGAGTCAGGCAACTATGCATATCTCTTTGACCTCGGACATACTCGACAATATCAGCTCACTATTAGAAGAATGGTTAGCTAGCTACTATGACAGCAATTAA
- a CDS encoding dual specificity protein phosphatase family protein, giving the protein MSVSVTYPNYIWWLVPQKLAGMSRPPLEDLPLLYQAGMRGIVSVMDEPSGIKEYQEAGFEALWLPITGGKSPSLEQVRLFIQFAKPLISNNQPVAVHCTSGNRRTGTLLAAYLVAEGELPSRAISMIQKARPTAELRDVQREFLVSLPQLLR; this is encoded by the coding sequence ATGTCAGTATCAGTAACATATCCTAATTATATTTGGTGGCTTGTACCACAAAAACTAGCAGGAATGTCCAGACCACCACTAGAAGACTTACCTTTGCTCTATCAAGCTGGTATGAGGGGTATAGTTTCAGTCATGGATGAACCTTCGGGGATTAAAGAATATCAAGAGGCGGGATTTGAAGCCCTTTGGCTGCCAATTACAGGAGGTAAGTCACCTAGCTTAGAGCAAGTTAGACTATTTATTCAATTCGCCAAACCATTAATTTCTAACAATCAACCAGTAGCTGTTCATTGTACTAGCGGTAATCGTAGAACAGGAACGTTGCTTGCTGCATATTTAGTTGCAGAAGGAGAGTTGCCATCAAGAGCAATCTCCATGATTCAAAAAGCGCGCCCTACAGCGGAACTACGAGATGTCCAAAGAGAGTTTCTTGTCAGTTTGCCACAGCTATTAAGATGA
- the arsH gene encoding arsenical resistance protein ArsH: MTNFNHPPRILFLYGSLRERSYSRLVAEEAARIITNMGAEVKFFHPHELPLRGQVPETHPKVQELRELSQWSEGQVWSSPEMHGNVTGILKNQIDWIPLTIGSVRPTQGKTLAVMQVSGGSQSFNAVNTLRILGRWMRMFTIPNQSSVAKAYQEFNEDGTMKDSAYRDRVVDVMEELYKFTLLLRDKINYLTDRHSERKEKEEAENKQ, from the coding sequence ATGACCAATTTTAATCATCCACCCAGAATCCTATTTTTATATGGCTCATTAAGAGAGCGTTCTTACAGTCGTCTTGTGGCAGAAGAAGCCGCCCGAATTATTACCAATATGGGGGCAGAAGTTAAATTCTTTCATCCCCACGAATTACCACTACGAGGACAAGTGCCAGAAACCCATCCCAAAGTACAAGAACTACGAGAGTTAAGCCAATGGTCTGAAGGTCAAGTTTGGTCTTCTCCCGAAATGCACGGCAATGTTACGGGTATTCTCAAAAATCAAATTGACTGGATACCTCTAACTATTGGTTCTGTAAGACCAACCCAAGGCAAAACTTTAGCGGTGATGCAGGTTAGTGGTGGTTCACAGTCTTTTAATGCAGTCAATACCTTGCGGATTCTGGGGCGATGGATGCGGATGTTTACCATTCCCAATCAATCCTCGGTAGCTAAAGCCTATCAGGAGTTTAATGAAGATGGCACGATGAAAGATTCTGCTTATCGCGATCGCGTTGTCGATGTTATGGAAGAGTTATATAAGTTCACTCTGTTACTACGGGATAAAATTAATTACTTAACTGATCGTCATAGTGAACGTAAAGAAAAAGAAGAAGCAGAAAATAAACAGTAA
- a CDS encoding SHOCT domain-containing protein has translation MVQQDDSLIAATLERRISEVEAQLSQLTSQLEGAKQNVQSWVDANSSLSLSAAQARAQTQSMGRGLGGTLLGAKYRAARRKEAASYNAGIARNVAAKRAEIKHGKQNSQELVRQIQGQIAILKGELKDLKAQKKEVTSRKKVASQSLQSSGKSLVLLEKLNEAYQIGLLTQEEYEEKRKKIIEQI, from the coding sequence ATGGTTCAGCAAGATGATTCCCTGATCGCAGCGACTTTAGAACGTCGAATCTCTGAAGTCGAAGCGCAACTGTCACAACTTACATCTCAACTCGAAGGCGCAAAGCAAAATGTACAAAGCTGGGTAGATGCTAACTCGTCTTTGTCATTATCTGCGGCTCAGGCAAGAGCGCAAACTCAGTCAATGGGAAGAGGTCTTGGCGGTACATTGTTAGGAGCAAAATATCGGGCTGCACGCCGAAAAGAAGCAGCTAGTTATAATGCTGGTATTGCCCGAAATGTGGCAGCTAAAAGAGCTGAAATTAAGCACGGCAAGCAAAATTCTCAAGAACTTGTCCGACAGATTCAAGGACAAATTGCTATTCTAAAAGGTGAGTTGAAAGATCTCAAAGCACAGAAAAAAGAAGTAACTTCTCGTAAGAAGGTTGCCTCTCAGTCTCTTCAGAGTTCTGGTAAATCTCTTGTTCTTTTAGAAAAACTTAATGAAGCATATCAGATTGGTTTGTTAACTCAAGAAGAATATGAGGAAAAGCGCAAGAAAATAATTGAGCAAATATAG
- a CDS encoding metalloregulator ArsR/SmtB family transcription factor encodes MQAITQDPIQVSTYFRALADPLRIQIIELLRNQELCVCELCEKIDVSQSKLSFHLKNLKEANLVTARQEGRWIYYRLNLAQFVILEQYLAEYRRFGTILPAKSCN; translated from the coding sequence ATGCAAGCTATCACTCAAGATCCAATTCAAGTCTCAACTTACTTTCGCGCCCTTGCCGATCCTTTAAGAATACAAATAATCGAATTACTGCGTAATCAAGAGCTATGTGTTTGTGAACTGTGTGAAAAAATTGATGTAAGTCAATCTAAACTATCTTTTCATCTCAAAAATCTTAAAGAGGCTAACTTGGTAACTGCTCGTCAAGAGGGTCGCTGGATTTACTATCGTCTTAATTTAGCTCAATTCGTCATTCTCGAACAGTATTTAGCTGAATATCGACGATTTGGAACTATTTTACCAGCAAAAAGCTGCAATTAA
- the arsC gene encoding arsenate reductase, glutathione/glutaredoxin type, producing the protein MKKVMFVCKRNSCRSQMAEGFAKTLGEGKIEVTSSGLEASRVHPTAIEVMSEIGIDISNQTSDPLSDFNADDYDAVISLCGCGVNLPPEWVMRSVFEDWQLDDPDGQPIETFHRVRDKIKERVANLIEKLS; encoded by the coding sequence ATGAAAAAAGTTATGTTTGTCTGCAAGAGAAATTCCTGTCGTTCCCAAATGGCGGAAGGCTTTGCCAAAACATTAGGAGAGGGCAAAATTGAAGTTACTTCTTCTGGGTTAGAAGCCAGTCGGGTACATCCCACAGCAATTGAGGTCATGTCAGAAATTGGGATTGATATTAGTAATCAAACTTCCGATCCTTTGAGTGATTTTAATGCCGATGATTACGACGCTGTAATTTCCCTGTGCGGTTGTGGGGTAAACTTACCACCTGAATGGGTAATGCGATCGGTATTTGAAGATTGGCAATTAGACGATCCCGACGGACAACCGATAGAAACTTTTCACCGTGTTAGGGATAAAATTAAAGAGCGAGTAGCTAACCTAATTGAAAAACTTAGCTAA
- the sufD gene encoding Fe-S cluster assembly protein SufD, translating to MAVQIPFATISQIHQDTVVEDIFFTGLLQQCQVNQAAPQWLIDIRQQSKSWLSRLSVPTKKDEDWRFIDLSSLTAGKFVTPVRANGRSPLPETNNSRLIFVNGIYNAELSNVAQLPQGIYVGSLNNLPDRYDAAKYFAQQPGADAFTALNTAGGDDVAVVWLDKNVVAETPIQLIFIADGETEASFAQPRTLVVAETSSSISLIEEYLGTGEYFTNAVTEIFVQNNARVNHTRLQQESDSSYHIGKTAVAQERDSHYTLNEINLGSKLCRHNPEMWQQGQQTETNLNGLTVATGEQISDTHSIIALSKPSGTTNQLHKCIIGDRAHTVFNGKVFVTKEAQLTDATQLNRNLMLSPKARVDTKPELQITADNVKCAHGATVSQLEAEEIFYLRSRGLSQDDANQLLIDAFAKEIIDRLPLESLRNRITQTIEQKVKH from the coding sequence ATGGCGGTACAAATTCCTTTTGCAACTATTTCGCAGATTCATCAAGATACTGTAGTAGAGGATATTTTCTTTACTGGTTTATTGCAGCAGTGTCAGGTAAATCAAGCTGCACCTCAATGGCTGATAGATATTCGCCAGCAGTCTAAAAGCTGGTTGTCTCGTTTATCAGTGCCGACAAAAAAAGATGAAGATTGGCGCTTTATCGATTTATCGTCTTTAACAGCAGGTAAATTCGTCACCCCAGTAAGGGCGAACGGCCGTTCGCCCCTACCTGAAACAAACAATAGCCGTTTGATCTTTGTCAACGGGATTTACAACGCTGAATTATCTAACGTTGCCCAATTGCCTCAAGGAATATATGTCGGCAGTTTAAACAACTTGCCCGATCGCTACGATGCTGCAAAATACTTTGCCCAACAACCAGGCGCTGATGCGTTTACTGCTTTAAATACCGCAGGGGGTGATGATGTGGCAGTAGTTTGGCTCGATAAAAACGTTGTAGCTGAAACGCCGATCCAGTTGATCTTTATTGCTGATGGCGAAACAGAGGCTAGTTTTGCTCAACCTCGGACATTGGTAGTGGCAGAAACAAGTTCTAGTATTTCTCTAATTGAAGAATATCTCGGCACAGGGGAATACTTTACCAACGCTGTAACTGAAATTTTTGTTCAAAATAATGCCAGAGTAAATCATACTCGCCTACAGCAAGAATCAGACTCTAGCTATCATATTGGTAAAACTGCCGTAGCTCAAGAGCGTGATAGTCACTATACTCTCAATGAGATCAATCTAGGGTCAAAACTCTGTCGTCATAACCCTGAAATGTGGCAGCAGGGACAGCAAACCGAGACGAACCTTAATGGCTTAACTGTAGCTACAGGAGAACAGATATCCGATACTCATAGTATTATTGCTTTATCTAAACCCTCTGGCACTACAAACCAACTGCATAAATGTATCATTGGCGATCGCGCTCATACAGTATTTAACGGCAAGGTATTTGTCACTAAGGAAGCACAGTTAACGGATGCTACCCAACTAAACCGTAACCTGATGCTCTCTCCTAAAGCTAGAGTCGATACTAAACCAGAATTACAGATTACCGCCGATAATGTTAAGTGCGCTCATGGGGCAACGGTAAGCCAGTTAGAAGCCGAAGAAATATTCTATCTTCGTAGTCGTGGTTTGAGCCAAGATGATGCCAACCAACTATTAATCGATGCCTTTGCCAAGGAGATTATCGATCGCCTTCCCTTAGAATCCCTGAGAAATAGAATCACCCAAACTATCGAGCAGAAAGTAAAGCATTAA
- a CDS encoding Uma2 family endonuclease encodes MNTVVLNLEPIPHLTDEQFYQLCVANRDLNLEMNAAGELIIVPPVGGESGNQEAELITDLEIWNRQAKLGKVFSSSTIFILPNGAKRSPDAAWVKLERWENLTPEQRKKFPTLIPDFLIELRSETDRLTTLQEKMHEYIQNGLRLGLLINPQDAQVEIYRLGKTVEVKQMPAIISGEDILPGFELEV; translated from the coding sequence ATGAATACTGTGGTATTAAACTTAGAGCCAATTCCTCACTTAACGGATGAGCAATTTTATCAACTGTGTGTTGCCAATCGCGATTTAAACCTGGAAATGAATGCAGCAGGAGAATTAATCATCGTGCCACCAGTCGGCGGAGAAAGCGGTAATCAAGAAGCAGAACTAATTACTGATTTAGAGATTTGGAATCGTCAGGCTAAATTAGGCAAAGTGTTTAGTTCTTCAACTATTTTTATCCTTCCTAACGGTGCAAAACGCTCTCCTGATGCTGCTTGGGTCAAGTTAGAAAGATGGGAAAATTTGACCCCAGAACAACGAAAAAAATTTCCTACCCTGATACCAGACTTTTTGATTGAACTGCGTTCAGAGACAGACAGACTAACAACGCTGCAAGAAAAAATGCATGAATACATCCAAAATGGTCTGCGTTTAGGTTTGCTGATTAATCCCCAAGATGCACAGGTAGAAATTTACCGCTTAGGAAAAACTGTAGAAGTTAAACAAATGCCAGCAATTATTTCTGGAGAAGATATACTACCTGGATTTGAGTTAGAAGTGTAG
- the sufC gene encoding Fe-S cluster assembly ATPase SufC: MSETILSIRNLTANVDGTPILKGVNLEINAGEVHAIMGRNGSGKSTLAKIIAGHPDYEVTGGEIIYQGKNVVDLEPNERANSGIFLAFQYPMAIPGVSNLDFMRVAYNAKRKYQGLEEIDTFDFDDLIEEKLEVVKMKSSFLERSLNEGFSGGEKKRNEILQMALLDPTLTILDEIDSGLDIDALRIVSDGVNQLKTPEKSLLVITHYQRLLDYIEPDFIHVMQEGKIITSGGKELALELESRGYDFLDDKFKVEAGI; this comes from the coding sequence ATGAGTGAAACGATTTTATCAATACGTAATTTAACCGCCAATGTAGACGGGACTCCCATTCTTAAAGGAGTCAATTTAGAAATCAACGCTGGAGAAGTCCATGCAATTATGGGGCGTAACGGCTCAGGAAAAAGCACCCTTGCCAAAATTATTGCGGGGCATCCAGACTACGAAGTTACTGGTGGAGAAATTATTTATCAGGGCAAAAATGTTGTTGATTTAGAACCCAATGAAAGAGCTAATAGCGGTATCTTTTTAGCCTTTCAATATCCGATGGCAATTCCAGGGGTTAGTAATCTCGATTTTATGCGGGTAGCATATAATGCTAAACGAAAGTATCAGGGATTAGAAGAGATTGACACCTTTGATTTTGACGACTTGATTGAAGAAAAGTTAGAAGTTGTCAAAATGAAGTCTAGCTTTTTAGAGCGTAGTCTTAATGAGGGTTTTTCTGGAGGAGAGAAAAAACGCAACGAAATTCTCCAGATGGCATTGTTAGATCCTACTTTAACTATTCTCGATGAGATCGATTCAGGATTAGATATTGATGCCTTGAGAATTGTTTCTGATGGTGTAAATCAGCTGAAGACTCCTGAGAAATCTCTGTTGGTAATTACTCACTATCAACGTCTACTCGATTATATTGAGCCAGATTTTATTCATGTAATGCAGGAAGGCAAGATTATTACTAGTGGTGGTAAAGAACTGGCACTAGAACTAGAGTCTCGTGGTTACGATTTCCTGGATGATAAATTTAAGGTGGAGGCAGGAATTTAA